One genomic region from Enterobacter hormaechei ATCC 49162 encodes:
- a CDS encoding flagellin, giving the protein MAQVINTNSLSLLTQNNINKNQSSMSTAIERLSSGLRINSAKDDAAGQAIANRFTSNIKGLTQAARNANDGISVAQTTEGALSEINNNLQRIRELTVQSSTGTNSESDLNSIQDEIKSRLDEIDRVSGQTQFNGVNVLAKDGSMKIQVGANDGETITIDLKKIDSSTLNLTGFNVNGKGEVANTKATADDLKLAGFTKGTTDANGVTDYKNTIANSKASASDLLANISDKSVITGGGANAFGVAATAGYKYDAASKSYSFDATGADSAKTLSIINPNTGDSSQATVTIGEKDQKVNISQDGKITAADDNATLYLDKQGNLTKTNAGGVAVATWDGLISNSDSTGAVPVGVKTKITLTSGAASGMSVSSEGAGIQTSTNAQILADGAFAAKVSIDGGAATDIMVANNGNITAADGSALYLDSSTGGFTATAAGNTAATLDALIANGKTATMTVASGTSQNTVYSTTGSADFTSLAKVDTVNITNAHVSAEGMANLTKGANFTLDLGGTGTATHTVTAAGVVKDAANDDVYVDDGALSSEPTKDVTYFEQKNGAITNSTGGTIYETADGKLTTEATTASTSTADPLKALDDAISQIDKFRSSLGAVQNRLVSAVTNLNNTTTNLSEAQSRIQDADYATEVSNMSKAQIIQQAGNSVLSKANQVPQQVLSLLQG; this is encoded by the coding sequence ATGGCACAAGTCATCAATACCAACAGCCTCTCGTTGCTCACTCAGAACAACATCAACAAAAACCAGTCTTCAATGTCTACTGCCATTGAGCGTCTGTCTTCCGGTCTGCGTATCAACAGCGCAAAAGATGATGCTGCTGGCCAGGCGATTGCCAACCGCTTCACCTCTAACATCAAAGGTCTGACTCAGGCTGCGCGTAACGCCAACGACGGTATCTCCGTTGCACAGACCACTGAAGGCGCATTGTCTGAAATCAACAACAACTTACAGCGTATCCGTGAGCTGACTGTTCAGTCTTCTACTGGTACTAACTCTGAATCCGATCTGAACTCAATCCAGGACGAAATCAAATCCCGTCTGGACGAAATTGACCGCGTATCCGGCCAGACCCAGTTCAACGGCGTGAACGTGCTGGCAAAAGACGGTTCCATGAAAATTCAGGTTGGTGCGAACGATGGTGAAACCATCACAATTGACCTGAAAAAAATTGATTCCTCTACTTTAAACCTGACTGGATTTAACGTTAACGGTAAAGGTGAAGTAGCGAATACCAAAGCAACAGCTGACGATCTGAAATTAGCTGGTTTTACTAAAGGCACTACAGATGCGAATGGTGTGACTGATTATAAGAACACCATTGCTAACAGTAAGGCATCAGCTTCTGATTTATTAGCAAATATCTCAGATAAATCCGTTATCACTGGCGGCGGCGCAAATGCGTTCGGTGTGGCTGCAACCGCAGGTTACAAATATGACGCGGCAAGCAAATCATACAGCTTCGATGCGACAGGCGCAGATTCAGCAAAGACACTAAGCATTATTAACCCAAATACAGGGGATTCTTCTCAGGCAACGGTTACGATCGGTGAAAAAGATCAGAAAGTTAACATCTCCCAGGATGGTAAAATCACTGCGGCAGATGATAACGCGACGCTGTATTTAGATAAGCAAGGTAACCTGACGAAAACCAATGCGGGTGGCGTTGCTGTTGCAACTTGGGACGGATTAATTTCAAACAGCGACTCGACTGGCGCAGTTCCTGTTGGTGTTAAGACTAAAATCACTCTTACGTCCGGTGCTGCTTCCGGGATGTCTGTGAGTTCAGAAGGTGCCGGCATTCAGACTTCAACAAATGCCCAGATTCTGGCGGATGGCGCATTTGCTGCCAAAGTGAGCATCGACGGTGGCGCGGCAACCGATATTATGGTTGCTAATAATGGTAATATCACTGCGGCTGACGGTAGTGCGCTTTATCTTGATTCATCAACTGGTGGCTTCACTGCTACTGCAGCGGGGAATACAGCTGCAACATTAGACGCATTAATTGCTAATGGTAAAACAGCGACTATGACCGTCGCATCAGGTACCAGTCAGAACACTGTTTATAGCACTACTGGCAGCGCTGACTTCACCAGCCTGGCTAAAGTTGACACTGTTAATATCACCAATGCACATGTAAGTGCTGAAGGCATGGCCAACCTGACTAAAGGTGCAAACTTCACCCTTGATCTGGGTGGTACAGGTACAGCCACTCACACCGTTACCGCAGCAGGTGTTGTTAAAGATGCTGCCAATGACGATGTTTATGTTGACGACGGTGCGCTTTCCAGCGAGCCGACAAAAGATGTGACCTACTTTGAACAGAAGAACGGTGCTATCACCAACAGCACTGGCGGTACCATTTATGAAACTGCTGATGGTAAGTTGACCACCGAAGCTACCACCGCTTCCACCTCTACTGCCGATCCACTGAAAGCGCTGGACGATGCAATCAGCCAGATCGACAAATTCCGTTCTTCCCTGGGTGCTGTACAAAACCGTCTGGTTTCTGCAGTAACCAACCTGAACAACACCACTACCAACCTGTCTGAAGCGCAGTCCCGTATTCAGGATGCGGACTATGCGACCGAAGTGTCCAACATGTCCAAAGCGCAGATCATCCAGCAGGCTGGTAACTCCGTGCTGTCCAAAGCTAACCAGGTTCCTCAGCAGGTTCTGTCTCTGCTGCAAGGCTAA